One region of Herpetosiphonaceae bacterium genomic DNA includes:
- a CDS encoding M3 family oligoendopeptidase: MSSSAQTLPHWDMTVVYPSLKSPEFAEGVQSLTQSITDLEQLFDTYHIAKREATPLDAATVQAFEAAIEGYNAVLTDHRLIHAYISSFVTTDSRDDEAQARLSELQQEAVRITQLDTRLTAWIGNLDVEALIRQSEVAQDHAFALRQFKQQAEHLMSPAEEALATELSLSGSTAWSKLHSNVTSQLMVPFEQDGQVSDLPMSVIRNLAFEDERDVRRRAYEAEIASWERAALPLAAALNSIKAEVNTLSRRRGWNSPLDQALFDNNIDRQTLDAMMEAARESFPDFRRYLRTKARAIGVEQLPWYDLFAPVGTSDKVWEFDTARDFIIEQFGTYSDKMRDFAIRAFSENWVDAEPRPGKRDGAYCMGLRKDESRVFANFKPAFGGMSTLAHELGHAYHNLNLAERTMLQRATPMVLAETASIFCETIVRRAALQQSDLQEQISILEATLQSACQVVVDISSRFLFEQRVFETRQQRELSVDDFCRLMLDAQRETYGDGLDQDVLHPYMWAVKGHYYSGNRSFYNYPYMFGMLFGLGLYARYQEDAEAFKRGYDDLLSSTGLADAATLAERFGIDIRTPDFWRSSLDIVRDDIRRFEQVIEPRLGWGAPQESASDAS, encoded by the coding sequence ACCTACCATATCGCCAAGCGCGAGGCTACACCCCTGGATGCTGCAACCGTTCAGGCGTTCGAGGCGGCGATCGAGGGTTATAATGCGGTGCTGACGGATCATCGCCTGATCCATGCGTATATCTCCAGCTTCGTCACGACCGACTCGCGCGACGACGAGGCGCAGGCGCGACTGAGCGAGCTGCAACAGGAGGCTGTGCGCATCACGCAGCTCGATACGCGGCTCACGGCCTGGATCGGCAACCTGGATGTCGAGGCGCTGATCCGCCAGTCGGAGGTCGCGCAGGATCATGCCTTTGCGCTGCGGCAGTTCAAGCAGCAGGCCGAGCATCTGATGTCGCCCGCCGAGGAGGCGCTGGCGACAGAGCTGAGCCTCAGCGGCAGCACGGCCTGGAGCAAGCTCCACAGCAACGTGACATCGCAGCTGATGGTGCCCTTCGAGCAGGACGGACAGGTCAGCGATCTGCCGATGAGCGTGATCCGTAATCTCGCGTTCGAGGACGAGCGCGATGTGCGCCGCCGGGCCTACGAGGCCGAGATCGCAAGCTGGGAGCGCGCCGCGCTGCCGCTGGCCGCCGCGCTCAACAGCATCAAGGCCGAGGTCAACACGCTCAGCCGTCGCCGGGGCTGGAACTCGCCGCTCGACCAGGCGCTCTTCGACAACAACATCGATCGCCAGACGCTCGATGCGATGATGGAGGCGGCCCGCGAGTCGTTTCCCGATTTCCGCCGCTACCTGCGCACGAAGGCCCGCGCGATCGGCGTTGAGCAGCTGCCCTGGTACGACCTCTTCGCGCCAGTCGGCACGAGCGATAAGGTCTGGGAGTTCGACACGGCCAGAGATTTTATTATCGAGCAGTTCGGCACGTATTCCGACAAAATGCGCGATTTTGCGATCCGCGCCTTCAGTGAAAACTGGGTCGATGCGGAGCCGCGCCCAGGCAAGCGCGACGGCGCGTACTGCATGGGCCTGCGCAAGGACGAGTCGCGCGTGTTTGCGAACTTCAAGCCCGCGTTCGGCGGCATGAGCACACTCGCCCACGAGCTGGGCCACGCCTACCACAACCTCAACCTCGCCGAGCGCACCATGCTTCAGCGCGCCACGCCGATGGTCCTGGCCGAAACTGCCAGCATCTTCTGCGAGACGATCGTGCGCCGGGCCGCGCTCCAGCAATCGGACCTTCAGGAGCAGATCTCGATTCTGGAGGCGACGCTCCAGAGCGCCTGCCAGGTCGTCGTCGACATCAGCAGCCGCTTCCTGTTCGAGCAGCGCGTCTTCGAGACTCGCCAGCAGCGCGAGCTGTCGGTCGACGATTTCTGCCGCCTGATGCTCGACGCGCAGCGCGAAACCTACGGCGACGGCCTGGATCAGGATGTGCTCCATCCCTACATGTGGGCCGTCAAAGGCCACTACTACAGCGGCAACCGCTCGTTCTACAACTATCCCTACATGTTCGGGATGCTCTTCGGCCTGGGCCTGTACGCGCGCTACCAGGAGGATGCCGAGGCCTTCAAGCGCGGCTACGACGATCTGCTGTCGTCGACTGGCCTGGCCGACGCGGCGACGCTGGCCGAGCGCTTCGGCATCGACATTCGCACGCCCGACTTCTGGCGCTCCAGCCTCGACATCGTCCGCGACGACATCCGGCGCTTCGAGCAGGTGATCGAGCCGAGGCTGGGCTGGGGCGCGCCGCAGGAATCGGCATCCGATGCGTCGTAA